The Chryseobacterium aureum genome contains a region encoding:
- a CDS encoding SDR family oxidoreductase → MKNQRRPPFFGETVVITGASSGVGKATAEAFAEQGADLVLAARGEEALTETAELCRKLGATVIAVPTDTSVAEDVQNLVKEALEFTGKIDYWVNNAGVLAFGKFEEIPVDVSDQIVKTNLLGYMHSAHAVLPVFKKQKRGVLLNNISIGGLMPAPYGTAYTASKFGIRGMVETLQGEVSDFPDIHICALYPGFQKSSGIEHAANYSGIKLSTPPPSFNPRKLADAIVRTAKNPTEASYPDWSAVVFKNLYEMFPGMIRYVSSAGMRMVMKKANKKENTGGNVQHPSEGNMGIDGKTLFSVPKKPLIWAGAGIIGALAVGLLFSSKSKEVR, encoded by the coding sequence ATGAAAAATCAGAGAAGACCTCCTTTTTTTGGAGAAACAGTAGTGATTACAGGAGCTTCAAGCGGTGTCGGTAAAGCTACGGCAGAAGCTTTTGCTGAACAGGGAGCAGATCTCGTGCTGGCAGCAAGAGGAGAAGAAGCGCTTACAGAAACCGCAGAATTATGCAGAAAACTGGGAGCGACTGTCATTGCTGTACCTACAGATACTTCTGTTGCTGAAGATGTTCAGAACCTTGTAAAAGAAGCCCTTGAATTCACCGGAAAAATTGATTATTGGGTCAATAATGCCGGAGTGCTTGCATTTGGTAAATTTGAAGAAATTCCGGTTGACGTGAGTGACCAGATTGTTAAAACAAACCTTTTGGGATATATGCATTCGGCACATGCGGTACTTCCTGTCTTTAAAAAACAGAAAAGAGGCGTATTGCTTAATAATATTTCTATTGGAGGCTTGATGCCGGCACCTTATGGAACAGCCTATACTGCCTCAAAATTTGGGATCCGCGGAATGGTAGAAACATTACAGGGCGAGGTTTCAGACTTTCCTGATATTCATATCTGTGCACTTTACCCTGGTTTTCAGAAATCTTCCGGAATAGAGCATGCTGCTAATTATTCGGGAATAAAGCTCAGCACACCTCCGCCATCATTCAATCCCCGCAAGCTGGCAGATGCTATAGTGAGAACCGCCAAAAACCCCACTGAAGCTTCTTATCCGGACTGGTCGGCTGTAGTGTTTAAAAATTTATACGAAATGTTCCCGGGAATGATCCGTTACGTGTCTTCTGCAGGAATGAGAATGGTTATGAAGAAAGCCAATAAAAAAGAAAATACCGGAGGAAATGTACAGCACCCCTCTGAAGGAAATATGGGAATTGATGGGAAAACACTATTTTCTGTTCCAAAGAAACCGTTAATCTGGGCAGGGGCAGGAATCATTGGTGCACTGGCTGTTGGGCTTCTTTTTTCATCAAAATCTAAAGAAGTAAGATAA
- a CDS encoding CusA/CzcA family heavy metal efflux RND transporter — protein MLNKIIEFSVKNKLIIALFTGALILLGVYETTKLPIDAQPDITNNQVQIITTAPSYGAADIERLVTFPIEQAASNISGIKELRSFSRFGLSLVTVVFDDNTDVYWARQQVQERLQLVQDNIPAGIGKPELGPISTGLGEIFQYVVRPKKGYENVYDETELRTIQDWVVRRQLLGTKGVADVSSFGGKMKQYEIAINPNKLQAFNININDVFAALEKNNQNTGGAYIEKKETVLFIRSEGLLGSTEDIGSIQVAETKDGIPVHIKDVASVKIGYATRYGAMTYNDTGEVSGAIVLMLKGENANVVIGNIKQRLEKIQESLPEGVVIEPFLDRAKMVNNTISTVKTNLMEGALIVVFILVLFLGNFRAGLLVASVIPLAMLFAIIMMNIFGVGGNLMSLGALDFGLIVDGAVIIVEAVLHQLAHKKHFGKDNMLTKKEMDDQVSSSATKMVNSAVFGQIIILIVYLPIFTLQGIEGKMFKPMAQTVAFALIGAFILSLTYIPMMSALVLSRKKKEKENVSDRVMGKVETGHQKLLIKALKFRKTIITGVFILFAGAVFTLSRMGGEFIPSLEEGDFAVEMRILQGSNILETKKATTQAAHILLTQFPEVEKVVMKIGSAEIPTEPMPMDSGDMIVVLKPKKEWTSAASFRELSDKMSKALSVIPGLTTSFQFPVQMRFNELMTGARQDVVCKIYGEDLDSLATYAKKIGNIINTVKGAQDLYIEPVVGAPQVVIDYNRSELSRYNISVAEANRVINMAFAGQTAGALYEGEKKFDIVVRMDNEHKKDITSIQNLLVPTSSGEQIPLSQLAKVALKNSPNQIQREDTKRRIIVGFNVRGRDVQSIVEELQQKADKNLKLSPGYTISYGGAFENLNEAKARLGIAVPISLVMIFLLLFFAFGSVKHSLLIYTAIPLSAIGGVYFLALRGMPFSISAGVGFIALFGVAVLNGIVLISEFNRLKKNGITNTSRIVLIGTKIRLRPVLMTAFVASLGFLPMAVSNGSGAEVQRPLATVVIGGLMLATLLTLFVLPILYVLFEHINKNTMKFSKKLSHKKLSVFLLLLFFGTYRAQENITYDQALEKAYQQNGALKNSKLIADYQEKLKASYLDIPQMEVTGGFGQIQGTEMDNSFGISQRFSFPTVYSKRKQMLDAEWSASIINQNLTRIQLTKEVTDVFYRILVLQEKKKVLEYISQLYNNFADKAGLRLKKGEANILEESTAEIQKEQIKVQLDTLENDLSIAKLQLQLLLQSTTSYQPIADQPTINIALQVSEEMIEQHPQLQYLQQQIKVGEAEVQLEKSRLLPDLLIGYTNQSMKNINNNRFNSVQVGVGIPLFTKGQRALAKAAQAKIAISENQYQRKQIELKNRLNQQLSNYMNQQRIIENYKQKQLPKSEIILKTAQKQMDAGEIDYLNWVILVNQAVKTKADYIDQLEKLNQTGAELQFLISK, from the coding sequence ATGTTAAATAAAATTATTGAGTTTTCTGTAAAGAATAAACTCATCATTGCCCTTTTTACAGGGGCACTCATCCTTCTTGGGGTCTATGAAACCACCAAACTTCCTATTGATGCACAGCCGGACATTACCAATAACCAGGTTCAGATCATTACGACAGCTCCTTCTTACGGTGCTGCAGATATAGAACGGCTAGTAACTTTTCCTATTGAGCAGGCTGCCAGCAATATCAGTGGTATTAAAGAGCTCAGAAGCTTTTCACGTTTTGGACTTTCGTTAGTGACTGTAGTTTTTGATGACAATACGGATGTGTATTGGGCCCGCCAGCAGGTTCAGGAGCGTTTGCAGCTTGTTCAGGACAATATCCCGGCCGGAATCGGTAAACCGGAATTAGGACCCATTTCTACCGGATTGGGAGAGATTTTCCAATATGTGGTAAGGCCTAAAAAAGGCTATGAAAATGTATATGATGAAACAGAACTGAGAACCATTCAGGACTGGGTGGTCAGAAGGCAGCTCCTCGGAACAAAAGGAGTGGCAGATGTCAGCAGTTTCGGGGGAAAAATGAAACAATATGAAATTGCTATTAATCCTAACAAGCTGCAGGCATTCAACATCAATATCAACGATGTTTTTGCAGCGCTGGAAAAGAATAATCAGAACACTGGCGGTGCATACATTGAAAAGAAAGAAACGGTTCTTTTTATCCGCAGTGAAGGACTTCTGGGAAGTACAGAAGATATTGGAAGCATTCAGGTAGCGGAAACCAAAGATGGTATTCCGGTACATATAAAAGATGTAGCGTCTGTCAAGATTGGTTATGCGACAAGGTATGGCGCTATGACTTATAATGATACCGGAGAAGTATCAGGAGCTATTGTTCTGATGCTGAAAGGTGAAAATGCCAATGTAGTGATCGGAAATATCAAGCAAAGACTGGAAAAAATTCAGGAATCGTTACCGGAAGGAGTCGTGATTGAACCTTTTCTTGACCGTGCTAAAATGGTGAACAACACCATCAGTACTGTAAAAACAAACCTGATGGAAGGTGCTTTGATTGTTGTTTTCATTCTGGTTTTATTTTTAGGAAATTTCAGAGCAGGATTGCTGGTGGCTTCCGTCATTCCTCTGGCAATGCTTTTCGCTATTATTATGATGAATATTTTCGGGGTGGGAGGAAATCTGATGAGCCTTGGAGCGCTGGATTTCGGTCTTATTGTAGACGGAGCCGTTATTATTGTGGAAGCCGTGCTGCATCAGCTTGCCCATAAAAAGCACTTTGGAAAAGACAATATGCTTACCAAAAAAGAAATGGATGACCAGGTTTCAAGCTCTGCGACCAAAATGGTTAACAGTGCGGTTTTCGGCCAGATCATTATCTTAATCGTATATCTTCCGATTTTTACGCTTCAGGGAATTGAAGGAAAGATGTTCAAGCCTATGGCTCAGACCGTTGCTTTTGCTTTAATTGGAGCATTTATCCTTTCCCTGACATATATTCCAATGATGAGCGCTCTGGTACTAAGCAGAAAGAAAAAGGAAAAGGAAAATGTTTCAGACCGGGTCATGGGTAAAGTGGAAACCGGGCATCAGAAACTCCTGATCAAAGCCTTGAAATTCAGAAAAACTATTATTACAGGCGTATTCATCTTGTTTGCCGGAGCTGTTTTTACCCTTTCCAGAATGGGAGGAGAATTTATTCCGTCTCTGGAAGAAGGCGACTTTGCCGTTGAAATGAGAATTCTTCAGGGAAGTAATATCCTTGAAACTAAGAAAGCTACCACTCAGGCCGCACACATCCTTTTAACACAGTTTCCTGAAGTGGAAAAGGTGGTTATGAAGATCGGTAGTGCGGAAATTCCTACAGAACCTATGCCGATGGATTCCGGAGATATGATTGTTGTTTTGAAACCTAAAAAAGAATGGACTTCAGCAGCATCCTTCCGGGAACTTTCTGATAAAATGAGCAAAGCATTAAGCGTGATTCCGGGACTTACAACCAGCTTCCAGTTTCCGGTACAAATGCGCTTCAATGAATTGATGACAGGGGCAAGACAGGATGTGGTTTGTAAAATTTACGGCGAAGACCTGGACAGCCTTGCCACGTATGCCAAAAAGATAGGGAACATCATCAATACCGTAAAAGGGGCTCAGGATCTTTATATAGAACCCGTGGTAGGTGCCCCGCAGGTTGTGATCGATTATAACCGTTCTGAGCTTTCCCGATATAATATCTCTGTAGCAGAAGCCAACAGAGTGATCAATATGGCTTTTGCCGGCCAGACTGCCGGCGCTTTATACGAAGGAGAAAAAAAGTTTGATATTGTTGTCCGGATGGATAATGAACATAAAAAAGATATTACCAGCATTCAGAATCTTCTGGTTCCCACATCTTCTGGAGAGCAGATTCCATTGTCACAGCTGGCTAAAGTGGCGCTTAAGAACAGCCCGAACCAGATTCAGAGAGAAGATACCAAAAGAAGAATTATTGTTGGATTTAACGTAAGAGGAAGAGACGTTCAGAGTATTGTGGAAGAGCTTCAGCAGAAAGCAGATAAAAACCTGAAACTATCGCCGGGATATACCATTTCTTATGGAGGTGCTTTTGAAAATTTAAATGAAGCTAAAGCCAGATTAGGCATAGCAGTACCTATTTCGTTAGTGATGATTTTCCTGCTGCTGTTTTTTGCTTTTGGTTCTGTAAAGCACAGCTTGCTGATCTACACAGCCATTCCGTTATCAGCTATCGGAGGTGTCTATTTTCTGGCATTGAGAGGAATGCCTTTCAGCATCAGTGCAGGGGTAGGATTTATCGCTTTATTTGGTGTTGCCGTACTTAATGGAATTGTTTTGATATCGGAATTTAACCGGTTGAAAAAGAATGGGATAACCAATACCAGCAGAATTGTACTCATAGGCACAAAAATCAGGCTTCGTCCGGTTTTAATGACTGCTTTTGTGGCTTCTCTGGGATTTCTTCCTATGGCCGTCAGCAACGGTTCCGGAGCTGAAGTACAGAGACCTCTGGCCACTGTGGTGATTGGAGGGCTGATGCTGGCCACCCTTTTAACCCTTTTTGTCCTTCCCATTTTATACGTCCTGTTTGAACATATTAATAAAAATACAATGAAATTCTCAAAAAAATTAAGCCATAAAAAACTGTCTGTTTTCCTGTTGTTATTATTCTTCGGAACTTATAGGGCTCAGGAAAACATTACTTATGACCAGGCTTTGGAAAAAGCATACCAGCAAAACGGTGCCCTTAAAAACTCAAAACTCATAGCAGATTATCAGGAAAAACTGAAAGCCAGCTATTTGGATATTCCACAGATGGAAGTTACCGGAGGCTTCGGACAAATTCAGGGAACGGAAATGGATAATTCATTCGGAATCTCTCAAAGATTCAGTTTTCCGACCGTATATTCAAAAAGAAAGCAAATGCTGGATGCTGAATGGTCTGCAAGTATTATCAATCAGAACCTTACTAGGATACAGCTTACCAAAGAGGTTACCGACGTTTTTTACAGGATATTGGTGCTCCAGGAAAAGAAAAAGGTGCTGGAATACATCAGCCAGCTGTACAATAATTTTGCAGATAAGGCAGGATTGAGATTAAAAAAAGGGGAAGCCAATATTCTGGAAGAATCCACTGCTGAAATTCAGAAAGAACAGATAAAAGTGCAGCTGGACACTCTGGAAAATGACCTGAGTATCGCAAAGCTTCAGCTTCAGTTATTACTTCAGTCTACCACATCTTACCAGCCCATTGCTGACCAACCTACGATAAATATTGCTCTTCAGGTTTCAGAAGAGATGATAGAGCAGCATCCTCAGCTGCAATATTTGCAGCAGCAGATTAAAGTGGGAGAGGCAGAAGTACAGCTCGAAAAAAGCAGGCTGCTTCCGGATCTTCTCATTGGGTACACCAATCAGAGTATGAAAAATATCAATAACAACCGTTTCAATTCCGTTCAGGTGGGAGTAGGAATTCCTTTGTTTACCAAAGGACAAAGAGCTTTGGCAAAAGCCGCACAGGCTAAAATTGCCATCTCTGAGAATCAGTATCAGAGAAAACAAATTGAACTTAAAAACAGGTTGAATCAACAGTTAAGTAATTATATGAACCAGCAACGGATTATTGAAAATTATAAGCAAAAACAGCTTCCCAAATCTGAAATCATTTTAAAAACAGCTCAGAAACAAATGGATGCAGGAGAAATAGACTATCTGAACTGGGTAATACTGGTGAATCAGGCCGTAAAAACCAAGGCAGATTATATTGACCAGCTGGAAAAGCTTAATCAAACCGGAGCTGAACTTCAATTCTTAATTTCAAAATAA
- a CDS encoding chloride channel protein: MKIHNKKKYLSFLKFKRDFQKYGLEKARSYELILHWLNNRLSRNQFLVLSGILVGCTAGLAGVILKTLVHNIHYFITNKVHFEYQILFYIVFPFLGIVLTTMIVLTLFKGQDRKGIGAILYEIAQNSSIVASVKMYSQVIQSAVTVGLGGSAGLESPIAVTGAAIGSNYAQTYRLSYKERTLLLAAGATAGIASAFNAPIAGIMFAFEILLTGVVFTDFIPLVVAAVCGSLLSRILLQEDVLFRFYTRDPFNYKNVPYYLILGIVTGLYARYFVIISQKVEHFIKGLQLSRMRKAMFGGAVLSLLCVLFPPLFGEGYETVKAFTNGNTYSIIENSFFRYFEIGDWTIIIFLVLVLLLKAFATSFTIFSGGNGGNFAPSLFAGGTLGYLFALVCQHIGFTDVPVTNLVLVGMAGAMSGVLYAPLTAIFLIAESSFGYDLFIPLMIVSIISYLIAKWFSPISPELKSLADEGKIFTNKHDKNLLFALRTEDFIDKYSQTINENASVTELFEMVKNGDKNIFAVVDENRKLKGVLTLDDIRPYLFNKEMEISQTVTQIMKAPPAVLHRENKPLDIIQTFDDTGVWNLPVVSDNNDFIGFISKSSILMSYRQLLKEYSD; this comes from the coding sequence GTGAAAATTCACAACAAAAAAAAATACCTCAGTTTCCTTAAATTTAAAAGAGATTTCCAAAAATACGGATTAGAAAAAGCACGCAGTTATGAGCTTATTCTGCATTGGCTGAACAACAGGCTGAGCAGAAACCAGTTTCTTGTTCTTTCCGGAATTCTGGTAGGCTGTACTGCCGGTCTTGCCGGAGTGATCCTGAAAACCCTGGTACACAATATCCATTATTTCATTACCAATAAAGTTCATTTTGAGTATCAGATATTATTTTATATCGTTTTTCCTTTTTTGGGAATTGTTCTCACTACGATGATCGTTCTGACACTATTTAAAGGTCAGGACCGTAAAGGTATCGGGGCTATTTTGTATGAAATTGCCCAGAATTCCAGCATTGTAGCTTCCGTGAAGATGTATTCTCAGGTCATTCAGAGTGCCGTGACCGTAGGATTGGGAGGGTCAGCAGGACTCGAAAGCCCTATTGCAGTTACCGGAGCTGCCATTGGTTCCAATTATGCGCAAACCTATAGGCTGAGCTATAAAGAACGTACTTTATTACTTGCAGCAGGAGCTACCGCGGGTATTGCATCGGCTTTCAATGCTCCTATTGCCGGGATTATGTTTGCTTTTGAAATTCTTCTAACCGGAGTCGTTTTTACAGATTTTATTCCATTGGTGGTTGCAGCGGTCTGCGGAAGTCTCCTTTCAAGGATTTTACTTCAGGAAGATGTTCTTTTCAGATTTTATACCAGAGACCCATTCAACTATAAAAATGTTCCCTATTATCTTATTTTAGGAATTGTTACAGGCCTGTATGCCCGTTACTTTGTGATTATCTCCCAGAAAGTGGAACATTTTATAAAAGGGCTACAGCTCTCCAGAATGCGTAAAGCCATGTTCGGAGGTGCGGTGCTTTCCCTGTTGTGCGTTCTTTTTCCTCCCCTTTTCGGGGAAGGTTATGAGACTGTGAAAGCCTTTACCAACGGAAATACCTACTCTATTATTGAAAATAGCTTTTTCAGGTATTTTGAAATCGGAGACTGGACCATTATTATATTTTTAGTTCTGGTATTGCTTTTAAAGGCATTTGCCACCTCATTTACGATCTTTAGCGGAGGGAATGGCGGAAACTTTGCTCCTTCCCTTTTTGCAGGAGGAACTTTAGGGTATTTGTTTGCATTGGTTTGTCAGCATATTGGTTTTACAGACGTTCCGGTAACCAATCTCGTACTGGTAGGAATGGCAGGCGCCATGAGCGGGGTGCTGTATGCTCCCCTTACGGCTATATTCCTGATTGCCGAGTCAAGTTTCGGATATGATCTGTTTATTCCTCTGATGATTGTTTCTATCATATCTTACCTCATTGCCAAATGGTTTTCTCCTATTTCACCGGAATTAAAATCATTAGCTGATGAAGGTAAAATTTTCACCAATAAGCATGATAAAAACCTGCTTTTTGCTTTAAGAACAGAAGATTTTATTGACAAATATTCACAGACCATTAATGAAAATGCTTCCGTTACAGAACTCTTTGAAATGGTAAAGAACGGTGATAAAAATATCTTTGCAGTAGTAGATGAAAACAGAAAACTGAAAGGAGTGCTTACTTTGGATGATATAAGACCTTATCTTTTTAATAAGGAAATGGAAATCTCACAGACCGTAACGCAGATTATGAAAGCCCCGCCAGCTGTTCTTCACCGCGAAAATAAACCTTTAGATATAATCCAGACCTTTGATGATACAGGAGTATGGAATCTTCCGGTAGTGAGTGACAACAATGATTTTATCGGTTTTATCTCAAAATCCTCAATATTAATGAGCTACAGACAGCTTCTGAAGGAATACTCCGATTAA
- a CDS encoding aldo/keto reductase — MKKRKIKNTDLSIAPINFGGNVFGWTLDEKQSFDILDRFTEAGFNFIDTADTYSWWVNGKGGQSEEIIGKWMKSRANRNDIVLATKVGSETKEHGYDISKKHILKSVDESLQRLQTDHIDLYYTHFDDNTTPVEETLSAYDEIIKAGKVRYIAASNLSPERLKASFEAAEKNNLPKYVALQPHYNLMEREGFEQHYAPLAEQFDLSVFPYWSLAAGFLTGKYRNEADLAKSARGEGVRKYLNPKGLEVLKALDQVSAKNNTTQGTVSLAWLLSNPLITAPIVSATSASQLETVFNAPKLILDQEDIDLLNKASN, encoded by the coding sequence ATGAAAAAAAGAAAAATCAAAAACACCGATTTATCGATTGCGCCAATCAATTTCGGAGGAAATGTTTTTGGATGGACACTGGACGAGAAACAGTCTTTTGATATACTTGACCGCTTTACAGAAGCCGGATTCAATTTTATAGACACTGCAGATACCTATTCATGGTGGGTAAACGGAAAAGGAGGGCAGTCTGAAGAGATCATCGGAAAGTGGATGAAAAGCAGAGCTAACCGTAATGATATTGTTTTGGCAACCAAAGTAGGTTCAGAAACAAAAGAACACGGCTATGATATCAGCAAAAAGCATATTTTAAAATCTGTAGATGAGTCTCTGCAAAGGCTTCAGACGGATCATATTGATCTTTATTATACTCATTTTGATGACAATACCACTCCGGTAGAAGAAACACTTTCCGCTTATGATGAGATCATTAAGGCTGGAAAAGTACGTTATATTGCGGCTTCCAACTTATCTCCGGAACGTTTGAAAGCATCATTTGAAGCAGCGGAAAAGAATAATCTTCCTAAATATGTCGCCTTACAGCCTCATTACAATCTCATGGAAAGAGAAGGCTTTGAACAACATTATGCCCCTCTGGCAGAACAGTTTGATTTAAGTGTATTTCCTTATTGGTCGTTGGCAGCAGGCTTTTTAACAGGTAAGTACCGCAATGAAGCAGATCTTGCAAAAAGTGCAAGAGGTGAGGGTGTAAGAAAATATTTAAATCCAAAAGGGCTTGAAGTTTTAAAAGCTTTGGATCAGGTAAGTGCAAAAAATAATACCACGCAGGGAACGGTTTCTCTGGCATGGCTGCTGTCTAATCCACTGATCACAGCACCTATTGTAAGTGCGACCAGCGCATCACAGCTGGAGACCGTATTCAATGCGCCAAAACTCATTTTGGATCAGGAAGATATTGATCTGCTGAATAAAGCGAGCAACTGA
- a CDS encoding NAD(P)/FAD-dependent oxidoreductase, with translation MKKHILIVGGGFAGINLIKSLRNDKRFRITLVDKNNYHFFPPLIYQVATSFIEASNISYPFRKLFSENKNVKFHMGSLLRVNPESRTIDTDTGTLSYDYLVLALGTESNFFGMENVKRCALPMKNIEEALYLRNHILLTLEEAARNKNIKEAEKLQNIVIAGGGPTGVELAGMLAEMGKYIAQKEYPEIKLGLSNLYLIDALPTLLSPMSQLAQKTAYEKLKELGVKILLNVSVKDYTDNKVILSDGSSIETETLIWTSGVIGKEISGLPEETVGKGRRILVDDYNKVVGTANIYAVGDLCLMLSEEKYPKGHPQLAQVAIQQGKNLAANFKRIEDGKVLEQFRYHDKGSMAIISKYNAVVDLPKHSFNGFTAWLTWLFIHIIPLVGFKNKLQLAMDWFRLFITNNPSIRLILFPKRNTGNG, from the coding sequence GCATATTCTAATCGTAGGAGGAGGATTTGCGGGCATTAACCTTATCAAATCTCTCAGGAATGACAAAAGGTTCAGAATAACCCTTGTTGACAAGAACAATTATCATTTTTTCCCGCCACTTATCTATCAGGTAGCGACTTCGTTCATAGAAGCTTCTAATATCAGCTACCCTTTCAGAAAATTGTTTTCAGAGAATAAAAATGTGAAATTTCACATGGGAAGCCTGCTCAGGGTGAATCCTGAAAGCAGAACCATTGACACTGATACCGGAACTCTCAGCTATGACTATCTGGTGCTGGCATTGGGAACAGAGTCTAATTTCTTCGGGATGGAAAATGTGAAAAGATGTGCCCTTCCGATGAAAAACATAGAAGAAGCGCTTTACCTGAGAAATCATATCCTGCTGACGCTGGAAGAAGCGGCAAGAAATAAAAATATCAAGGAAGCCGAAAAACTTCAGAATATTGTAATTGCCGGAGGCGGCCCTACAGGAGTAGAGCTGGCAGGAATGCTTGCGGAAATGGGAAAATATATTGCCCAGAAAGAATATCCGGAAATCAAACTGGGACTTTCCAATCTTTATCTTATTGATGCGCTGCCTACTCTGCTTTCACCCATGAGCCAGCTTGCCCAGAAAACAGCTTATGAAAAACTGAAAGAATTAGGGGTGAAAATTCTTCTGAATGTTTCCGTAAAAGATTACACAGACAATAAGGTGATCTTAAGTGACGGAAGTTCTATAGAAACCGAAACCCTGATCTGGACATCCGGAGTTATAGGAAAAGAAATTTCTGGACTGCCGGAAGAAACTGTCGGAAAAGGCAGAAGAATACTTGTAGATGATTACAATAAAGTGGTTGGAACTGCCAATATTTATGCCGTAGGAGATCTGTGCCTGATGCTGTCTGAAGAAAAATATCCTAAAGGACATCCACAGCTCGCCCAGGTTGCCATTCAGCAGGGTAAGAATCTGGCAGCTAATTTTAAACGGATAGAAGATGGTAAAGTCCTTGAGCAGTTTCGCTATCATGATAAAGGAAGTATGGCCATTATATCCAAATACAATGCGGTGGTAGACCTTCCGAAGCATTCCTTTAATGGTTTTACGGCATGGCTTACATGGCTTTTTATCCACATCATTCCGCTCGTAGGGTTTAAAAATAAACTTCAGCTTGCCATGGACTGGTTCCGGTTATTTATTACCAATAATCCGTCCATCAGGCTCATTCTGTTCCCGAAAAGAAATACAGGAAACGGATAA
- a CDS encoding efflux RND transporter periplasmic adaptor subunit, which translates to MHFKNISLYSLAFILTLSSCSGKKEEEKTVYENTKFSKNDKNSVHLTEKQIQSVGLTTTTIQNRNMEKLVRLNGKAEIAPSHISLVSSIMGGHIKSINVINGSHFSKGQVLAVVEDPQFIQLQQDYLVTKAQLEAARLNFNRQKDLNTSKASSDKTMQTAQADYSTLNATLKGLEEKLRIIGINAKGLTTGNIRSKINIYAPFTGFVSKILVNNGQYINPADTLFELINPAGLLLELKVFENDVNDIKAGQEILVYSNQNPDVKSNAKIVSVVPSIENGGSATAIAKLSSLTPEFVKGMYVNAEVNISSHYAQGLPNEAVVSFENKNYVFEELGKLNYKMIPVVTGISDDQFTEVLKADFLKDKKIVQKGAYSLLMMLKNKAE; encoded by the coding sequence ATGCATTTCAAGAATATATCACTATACAGCCTTGCTTTCATCCTTACTTTATCTTCATGTTCAGGAAAAAAAGAAGAGGAAAAAACGGTTTATGAAAACACCAAATTTTCTAAAAACGACAAAAACTCCGTTCATCTTACAGAAAAACAGATTCAGTCTGTAGGGTTAACAACCACCACCATTCAAAATAGGAATATGGAGAAACTGGTAAGGCTGAACGGAAAAGCAGAAATTGCACCTTCCCACATTAGTTTGGTTTCCAGTATTATGGGAGGGCATATCAAGTCTATCAATGTCATTAATGGAAGCCATTTCAGCAAAGGACAGGTGCTCGCTGTGGTAGAAGATCCGCAGTTTATACAGCTGCAGCAGGATTATCTGGTTACAAAAGCTCAGCTCGAAGCGGCAAGACTGAATTTTAACCGTCAGAAAGATCTTAATACCAGCAAAGCAAGCAGTGACAAGACCATGCAGACCGCTCAGGCAGATTATTCTACTTTGAATGCCACTCTGAAAGGGTTAGAAGAAAAGCTGAGAATCATCGGAATCAATGCCAAAGGTCTTACTACCGGAAATATCAGAAGTAAAATCAATATTTATGCACCATTTACGGGTTTTGTAAGCAAAATCCTCGTGAATAACGGGCAGTATATCAATCCGGCAGATACTTTATTTGAACTGATTAATCCGGCTGGATTACTTTTAGAATTAAAGGTTTTTGAAAATGATGTAAACGATATTAAAGCGGGCCAGGAAATTCTGGTGTACAGCAATCAAAATCCTGATGTGAAATCCAATGCCAAAATTGTCAGTGTAGTTCCTAGTATTGAAAACGGAGGCTCTGCAACGGCAATCGCCAAATTATCTTCTCTAACTCCTGAATTTGTAAAAGGAATGTACGTGAATGCCGAAGTGAATATCAGCAGCCATTATGCGCAAGGACTTCCTAATGAAGCGGTAGTCTCTTTTGAAAACAAAAATTATGTTTTTGAAGAGCTTGGAAAATTAAACTACAAAATGATTCCTGTAGTAACCGGAATTTCAGATGACCAGTTTACCGAGGTACTGAAAGCAGATTTTTTAAAAGATAAGAAAATTGTACAGAAAGGAGCCTACAGCCTCCTGATGATGCTTAAAAACAAAGCAGAATAG